From Caldilineales bacterium, a single genomic window includes:
- the coxB gene encoding cytochrome c oxidase subunit II yields MKHAINVTILIIVAAAVLLFFVNRVQWMPVQASLESIAIDNLFTLHLDVIVVLYALVNGILLYAVFVFRRKRNDESEGAYFHSNSKLEIGWTVVPLIVVLYFAFLGATVLGQTLQKGENELEVKVTAQQWTWSFEYPEWGIASTELNLPVDRRVHFTLTSTDVTHSFWVPEFRLKQDTVPGQEKNLRLTPTRIGNYKVRCAELCGTGHAAMESAVNVMSAEDFEIWRQKRLGIYVEPEGEAPDPVAVGKQVAASAGCAACHSLDGSILVGPSWKGLFGSTRTFADGSSALADEAYVHESIVNPAAKIASGFQDLMPKNFGQTLTEAEITALIEYIKTLQ; encoded by the coding sequence ATGAAGCATGCCATCAACGTAACCATCCTGATCATCGTCGCCGCGGCGGTGCTACTCTTCTTCGTCAACAGGGTCCAGTGGATGCCTGTCCAGGCGAGCCTCGAATCCATCGCCATCGACAACCTGTTCACGCTCCATCTCGACGTCATCGTGGTTCTCTACGCCCTGGTGAACGGCATCCTGCTCTATGCGGTATTCGTCTTTCGCCGCAAGCGCAATGACGAGAGCGAGGGCGCCTATTTTCATAGCAATAGCAAGCTGGAGATCGGTTGGACGGTCGTCCCTCTGATCGTCGTCCTCTATTTTGCCTTCCTGGGTGCGACCGTGTTGGGGCAGACGTTGCAAAAGGGCGAGAACGAGCTAGAAGTAAAGGTGACGGCGCAGCAGTGGACATGGAGTTTCGAGTATCCAGAATGGGGCATTGCTTCGACCGAGCTGAACCTGCCCGTGGATCGGCGGGTGCACTTCACGCTCACATCGACCGATGTCACGCACTCGTTCTGGGTGCCTGAGTTCCGGCTGAAGCAGGACACCGTGCCCGGCCAGGAAAAGAATCTGCGCCTGACCCCGACGCGGATCGGAAACTATAAGGTGCGCTGCGCCGAACTGTGTGGCACCGGCCATGCCGCCATGGAAAGCGCCGTCAATGTCATGTCGGCCGAAGATTTCGAGATCTGGCGGCAGAAGCGACTTGGCATTTACGTCGAGCCAGAGGGCGAAGCGCCGGATCCGGTGGCGGTGGGCAAGCAGGTGGCGGCGAGCGCCGGCTGTGCGGCCTGCCACTCGCTTGATGGCAGCATCCTGGTGGGGCCGAGTTGGAAGGGGCTCTTCGGCTCGACCCGCACCTTTGCCGACGGCTCCTCGGCCCTTGCCGATGAAGCCTATGTGCACGAGTCCATTGTCAATCCTGCCGCCAAGATCGCCTCTGGCTTCCAGGACCTGATGCCAAAGAACTTTGGTCAGACGTTGACCGAGGCCGAAATCACGGCTTTGATCGAGTACATCAAGACGCTGCAATAA
- a CDS encoding cbb3-type cytochrome c oxidase subunit I, which yields MPRGLVGMAIGFILGLVLTTTLRALLGLEPWDAESAWVIAAFFAPIGFLLGVGALTDWLRWVGGVHTPEQHGPPARKPAWFRYFGFDQNHKVIGIQYIITGILVMGVGGTLAMIFRTELMFEGLQFLRPDTFNTLISMHGIIMIASILLGVGGMANYLVPLLLGANDMAFPRLNGFAFWITVPSAILILMSIFFGGWDTGWTGYAPLSVRTVMGINFFMIGMFFFGFSSILGSINLIVTTLRMRAPGMTLFRMPIFVWAVFATSLIQLTATQFIGLSFLMVVLERNLGMGFFETAAGGNPILFQHLFWFYSHPAVYIFILPGLGVVSELLPVFSRKPLFGYKWIALSSLAIALLGFLVWAHHMFAAGMADALRLPFMYTTMLVAVPTGVKFFSWLGTVWRGKLFFPTPMLFVLASIAVFLIGGLTGPPLATVPTDLHLHDSYFVVGHFHATMFGGFVFPFFAALYYWYPKISGRMYNERLGQIHFGLQTAGFYIMSLTMARAGLLGMRRRIVDYDPALHLQTMHIIMTIAGFTIFFGVLIGLYNLVMSARRGPVAAMNPWGSRSPEWLLPSPVPEHNYPEPFEVVGDPYGYGLPGSVYVRMNGGHHAEPAHDPAVAALPAR from the coding sequence TTGCCGCGTGGTTTGGTGGGGATGGCGATCGGCTTCATCCTCGGTTTGGTGCTCACCACCACCCTCCGCGCCTTGCTGGGCCTGGAGCCGTGGGATGCCGAGTCGGCCTGGGTGATCGCCGCCTTCTTCGCCCCCATTGGCTTCCTGCTGGGCGTCGGCGCCCTCACCGACTGGCTGAGGTGGGTCGGCGGTGTGCACACACCCGAACAACACGGCCCGCCCGCCCGCAAGCCGGCCTGGTTCCGCTATTTCGGCTTCGACCAGAACCACAAGGTCATCGGCATCCAATACATCATCACCGGCATTCTGGTGATGGGCGTCGGTGGGACGCTGGCGATGATCTTCCGCACCGAGTTGATGTTCGAGGGTCTGCAGTTCCTTCGCCCCGACACCTTCAACACCTTGATCAGCATGCACGGCATCATCATGATCGCCTCGATCCTGTTGGGGGTGGGCGGCATGGCCAACTACCTGGTGCCGCTGCTGCTGGGAGCCAACGACATGGCCTTCCCGCGGCTCAATGGCTTCGCCTTCTGGATCACCGTGCCCAGCGCCATTCTCATCTTGATGTCCATCTTCTTCGGCGGCTGGGATACGGGTTGGACGGGCTATGCGCCGTTGAGCGTGCGCACGGTCATGGGCATCAATTTCTTCATGATCGGCATGTTCTTCTTCGGCTTCTCGTCGATTTTGGGGTCGATCAACCTGATCGTGACAACGCTGAGGATGCGAGCGCCCGGCATGACGCTGTTCCGTATGCCGATCTTCGTCTGGGCTGTCTTTGCCACTTCGCTCATCCAGCTCACGGCCACGCAGTTCATCGGTCTCTCGTTCCTGATGGTGGTGTTGGAACGCAACCTGGGCATGGGCTTTTTCGAGACAGCCGCCGGCGGCAACCCCATCCTCTTCCAACACCTGTTCTGGTTCTACTCGCATCCCGCCGTCTACATCTTCATCCTGCCCGGCCTGGGCGTGGTGAGCGAACTGCTGCCGGTGTTCTCGCGCAAACCGCTCTTCGGCTACAAATGGATCGCCCTCTCCAGCCTGGCCATCGCCTTGCTGGGTTTCCTGGTCTGGGCGCACCACATGTTCGCTGCCGGCATGGCCGACGCTTTGCGCCTGCCGTTTATGTACACAACGATGCTGGTGGCGGTGCCCACTGGGGTCAAGTTCTTCAGTTGGCTGGGGACGGTGTGGCGCGGGAAGTTGTTCTTCCCCACACCGATGCTTTTCGTCTTGGCCTCGATCGCCGTCTTCTTGATCGGCGGTCTCACCGGCCCGCCCCTGGCCACGGTGCCCACCGACCTCCATCTCCACGACTCCTACTTCGTGGTCGGTCATTTCCATGCCACCATGTTCGGCGGCTTCGTCTTCCCCTTCTTCGCCGCCCTGTACTACTGGTATCCCAAGATCTCGGGCCGGATGTACAACGAGCGTCTGGGCCAGATCCACTTCGGCCTCCAGACCGCCGGCTTCTACATCATGTCGCTGACCATGGCTCGCGCCGGCTTGCTGGGGATGCGTCGCCGCATCGTCGATTACGACCCCGCCCTGCACCTGCAGACCATGCACATCATCATGACCATCGCCGGCTTCACCATCTTCTTCGGCGTGCTCATCGGTCTCTACAACCTGGTGATGAGCGCCCGCCGCGGCCCGGTGGCAGCCATGAACCCCTGGGGGTCGCGCTCGCCCGAGTGGCTGCTGCCCTCGCCCGTGCCCGAACACAACTACCCCGAACCGTTCGAGGTGGTGGGCGACCCCTACGGCTACGGCCTGCCTGGGTCGGTTTATGTACGCATGAACGGCGGCCACCACGCCGAACCCGCACACGACCCGGCCGTAGCGGCTCTACCCGCGCGCTGA
- a CDS encoding DinB family protein produces the protein MSIDRKTFIRQELAEARLLLLAAAAAIDDETAIAGTENPQWRVRDILAHLAGAERGLLRTVERFLARGELPPGFSLDIWNQRQVEKRQPAGVADLVAELAASRDEAWAMLDRLSDSEMDVAGLHPAGLPTTVAGLFLTIAYHELDHGNEIRQTLALPIVRRADWSQALAVTEAPHG, from the coding sequence ATGTCAATAGATCGCAAAACATTCATTCGCCAGGAGTTGGCGGAGGCGCGGCTGCTCTTGTTGGCGGCCGCCGCCGCCATCGATGACGAGACGGCCATCGCCGGCACCGAAAACCCGCAGTGGCGGGTGCGCGACATCCTGGCGCACCTGGCGGGGGCCGAGCGCGGCCTGCTGCGCACCGTCGAGCGTTTTCTGGCCAGGGGTGAGCTGCCGCCCGGTTTCAGCCTGGACATCTGGAACCAGCGCCAGGTGGAGAAGCGCCAACCGGCCGGGGTGGCCGATCTGGTGGCCGAGCTGGCGGCCAGCCGCGACGAAGCCTGGGCCATGCTCGACCGGTTGTCGGACAGCGAGATGGACGTGGCCGGCCTGCACCCGGCCGGGTTGCCGACCACCGTCGCCGGGCTATTCCTCACCATCGCCTATCACGAACTCGACCACGGCAACGAGATCCGCCAAACCCTGGCCCTGCCCATCGTCCGGCGGGCCGACTGGTCGCAGGCGCTGGCCGTCACGGAGGCCCCCCATGGCTGA
- a CDS encoding DinB family protein, producing MAEAGESPRTQLRQRLQQSHEAVLAVVAPMAAEEGEAPANPGWRRRDVLAHLVSAEIGHCQVIRRLLAGQPTLIPGFVLDEFNNAEVEARRWQSLPELIAEYQANRVATLALLDSIDENQWAIAGPHPGGFDSTVEGVFRVIAIHEKRHLRELQP from the coding sequence ATGGCTGAAGCCGGCGAAAGCCCCCGCACCCAGTTGCGCCAACGCTTGCAGCAAAGCCATGAAGCCGTGTTGGCGGTCGTGGCGCCGATGGCCGCGGAAGAGGGCGAGGCGCCGGCCAACCCAGGTTGGCGGCGACGTGATGTCCTGGCGCACCTGGTCTCGGCCGAGATCGGGCATTGCCAGGTTATCCGGCGTCTGTTGGCCGGCCAGCCGACCCTGATCCCCGGCTTCGTCCTGGATGAATTCAACAACGCCGAGGTCGAGGCCCGTCGCTGGCAGTCGCTGCCCGAACTGATCGCCGAGTACCAGGCCAACCGGGTCGCCACCCTGGCCCTGCTCGATAGCATCGACGAAAACCAATGGGCCATCGCCGGCCCCCACCCTGGCGGCTTCGATAGCACCGTCGAAGGCGTCTTCCGCGTCATCGCCATCCACGAAAAACGCCACTTGCGCGAATTGCAGCCGTAA
- a CDS encoding lactate utilization protein: protein MSSASTHPDIHRFLLAWSGWGGTHELHANPTSARLGLLRYLRDQQVREVLAWPAGRLPLPGLDDALRDAGFVLVEAEGQEPGTGLETGLTGADAGLIDTGSLVFEPGPGRSWLPALLPSRHIVILPSGRLYPSLAAWRSQQVGREQETAGALIVTGPSISADIEFHRHRGTFGPRFLHLILVDGLGGKREA from the coding sequence ATGTCGTCCGCGTCAACCCACCCTGACATCCATCGCTTTCTGCTCGCCTGGTCGGGTTGGGGCGGAACCCACGAGCTGCATGCCAACCCCACCTCGGCCCGCCTGGGCCTGCTGCGCTATCTGCGCGATCAGCAGGTGCGCGAGGTCTTGGCCTGGCCTGCAGGCCGGCTGCCCCTACCCGGCCTCGACGACGCCTTGCGCGACGCCGGTTTCGTCCTGGTCGAAGCCGAGGGACAGGAGCCAGGAACCGGGCTGGAAACGGGTCTGACGGGCGCCGACGCCGGGCTGATCGACACCGGCTCGCTCGTGTTCGAGCCAGGCCCCGGCCGTAGCTGGCTGCCCGCCCTGTTGCCCTCGCGCCACATCGTCATCCTGCCCTCGGGCCGCCTCTATCCCTCCCTGGCTGCCTGGCGGAGCCAACAAGTAGGCCGTGAGCAAGAAACGGCAGGGGCGTTGATCGTTACCGGCCCCAGCATCAGCGCCGACATCGAATTCCATCGCCACCGGGGGACGTTTGGGCCGCGATTTTTGCACCTGATCCTTGTCGATGGCTTGGGCGGGAAACGTGAGGCGTGA
- a CDS encoding cytochrome c oxidase subunit 3: MTTEVLAHEQHHAGEITPGKRFAMNRLALWLFLLSETFLFGGILITRFYLWGATRPHLDQVLGMSVTIVLLISSYFMYRAETAIRHDDRGDFLRSIIVTILLGTGFLVGVIGLEWRTAPVNLHTEGKDAMYGAVLFFMTGMHAFHVLTGIILLAILAYRGYKGHFSSQKFWAVEAGAIYWHFVDVVWVFFFPALYLMGTPAGPLHH, from the coding sequence ATGACAACCGAAGTGCTTGCGCACGAGCAGCACCACGCCGGCGAGATCACGCCCGGCAAGCGTTTTGCCATGAACCGCCTGGCTCTGTGGCTGTTCCTGCTGTCCGAGACCTTCCTGTTCGGCGGCATCCTCATCACCCGCTTCTATCTGTGGGGGGCCACCCGCCCGCATCTGGATCAGGTGTTGGGGATGTCCGTGACGATCGTCCTCCTCATCAGCAGCTACTTCATGTACCGGGCTGAGACGGCCATCCGCCATGATGATCGCGGCGACTTCCTGCGCAGCATCATCGTCACCATCCTGCTGGGGACGGGCTTCCTGGTGGGGGTGATCGGGTTGGAATGGCGGACGGCCCCGGTCAACCTGCACACCGAGGGCAAGGATGCCATGTACGGCGCCGTGCTGTTCTTCATGACCGGTATGCACGCCTTCCATGTCCTTACCGGCATCATCTTGCTGGCCATCCTCGCCTACCGCGGCTACAAGGGCCATTTCTCGTCGCAGAAGTTCTGGGCGGTGGAGGCGGGCGCCATCTACTGGCACTTCGTCGATGTCGTCTGGGTCTTCTTCTTCCCGGCCCTCTACCTGATGGGCACACCCGCCGGCCCCCTGCACCACTGA
- a CDS encoding cytochrome c oxidase assembly protein, protein MIDFLRAIFGTWELRPLVLAVPLLFGALYLRGWLYFYRLENARPPQRARRGGGRRSVRQAEVWRLACYGGGLALLIFALTSGLDAYAALLLFVHMIQHEILLMFVPALLWLGNPFPFVVWGLPRPLRLRTAALFAQPSPFRALLARIGAPAASLLILIVVTWVWHDSKLYNLTLENRLVHDLEHLMFFAAGMLFWWHVVGAAPHLRAPMSYLRRGLYLVVAIPPTVALGASIAFAPEPLYSYYTTVPRMWGLSALDDQMYAGVIMWESIMNYIVAILTVVALHLRGEEQQPPQPASIWEQAGGESAQMAPGLESRSESGMVANG, encoded by the coding sequence ATGATCGACTTCCTGCGAGCTATCTTCGGAACCTGGGAGCTGCGCCCGCTGGTGCTGGCCGTCCCTCTGCTTTTCGGCGCACTCTATCTGCGCGGGTGGCTGTACTTCTACCGGTTGGAGAACGCCCGGCCGCCGCAACGAGCGCGCCGTGGCGGCGGACGCCGCAGCGTTCGCCAGGCCGAGGTCTGGCGCCTGGCCTGCTACGGGGGCGGCCTGGCCCTCCTCATCTTCGCCCTCACCTCCGGCCTGGATGCCTACGCCGCCCTCTTGCTTTTCGTCCACATGATCCAGCACGAGATCCTGCTGATGTTCGTGCCGGCGCTGCTGTGGTTGGGCAATCCCTTTCCCTTCGTCGTCTGGGGCCTGCCGCGGCCCTTGCGACTGCGCACCGCCGCCTTGTTCGCCCAGCCTTCTCCCTTTCGCGCCCTCCTGGCCAGGATCGGCGCGCCGGCGGCCTCCTTGCTGATCCTGATCGTGGTCACATGGGTCTGGCACGACAGCAAGTTGTACAACCTCACCCTGGAGAATCGTCTGGTGCATGACCTGGAGCACCTGATGTTTTTCGCCGCCGGGATGCTGTTCTGGTGGCATGTGGTGGGAGCGGCCCCGCATCTCCGTGCGCCCATGAGTTATCTTCGCCGCGGTCTCTACCTCGTCGTCGCCATCCCGCCCACCGTCGCCCTCGGCGCTTCGATTGCCTTTGCCCCCGAGCCGCTGTACAGCTATTACACCACCGTCCCGCGCATGTGGGGGCTTTCGGCCCTGGATGACCAGATGTATGCTGGCGTGATCATGTGGGAGAGCATCATGAACTACATTGTCGCCATCCTGACGGTGGTGGCGCTGCATCTGCGGGGCGAGGAACAGCAGCCGCCGCAGCCGGCGTCGATCTGGGAGCAGGCTGGCGGCGAATCGGCGCAGATGGCGCCGGGGCTTGAATCTCGGTCTGAATCAGGAATGGTGGCAAATGGATAG
- a CDS encoding SDR family oxidoreductase, which yields MTETTLPLSGKTAVITGSGRGIGSAIALELARMGANVAINFFRNRGPAEATAAEVEAAGGRAIIVKAHVGRREQVERLVDEATAAFGGVDIFIANAASGVPRPLLEQGEREWDWTVDINARSLFYGVKTAAPGMRARGWGRVIGITSMGSRRTLPNYGLVGVSKAAIETLIRYFAVELAPFGIRCNAISPGIVLTDALHHFPDWEWMVESARQRTPTGGFVTSAQVAAVAGFLCTEAASGIVGQTIVVDHGYEVMP from the coding sequence ATGACGGAAACCACCCTGCCGTTGTCCGGCAAAACCGCGGTGATCACCGGTTCGGGCCGGGGGATTGGCAGCGCCATTGCCCTGGAACTGGCGCGCATGGGCGCCAATGTGGCCATCAACTTCTTCCGCAACCGCGGCCCGGCCGAGGCCACCGCCGCCGAGGTGGAGGCGGCGGGCGGCAGGGCGATCATCGTCAAGGCGCATGTGGGCCGCCGCGAGCAGGTGGAACGGCTGGTGGACGAAGCGACGGCGGCCTTTGGCGGCGTGGACATCTTCATCGCCAACGCTGCCTCCGGCGTCCCCCGCCCCCTGCTGGAGCAAGGTGAGCGCGAGTGGGACTGGACGGTGGATATCAACGCTCGCTCGCTGTTCTACGGCGTCAAGACGGCGGCGCCGGGGATGAGGGCGCGCGGCTGGGGCCGGGTGATCGGCATCACCTCGATGGGGTCGCGGCGCACCCTGCCCAACTACGGTCTTGTCGGCGTCAGCAAAGCCGCCATCGAGACGTTGATCCGCTATTTTGCCGTCGAACTGGCCCCGTTTGGCATCCGCTGCAACGCCATTTCACCGGGCATCGTCCTCACCGATGCCTTGCACCACTTCCCCGACTGGGAATGGATGGTGGAATCCGCCCGCCAGCGCACCCCCACCGGCGGCTTCGTCACCTCCGCCCAGGTGGCGGCTGTGGCCGGCTTTCTCTGCACCGAGGCCGCCAGCGGCATCGTCGGGCAGACGATCGTCGTCGATCACGGCTATGAGGTTATGCCGTGA
- a CDS encoding proline dehydrogenase family protein, translating into MLRRPLIALSHSNGARRFVTGFPIARSVARRFVAGETQADAIAAVRQLNRDGLLATADYLGEHVTEREAALSNLHEYLSVLEAMADNGLQSGVSLKLSAMGLHIDEEFCYDNVRQIVAAAGAVGRFVRIDMEESALVDTTLGLYRRLRRDYDNVGTVVQAYLFRTQADVAALIDEGIADLRLVKGAYDEPGSIAWRDRTSIQKQMVELGKMMLAPEAVARGARMAMGSHDDIVYNPLAGWAAERGIDPQSWEIQFLYGIRRDEQKRLSEAGQRMRIYVPYGQSWYPYFMRRLAERPANLVFFLRALAGD; encoded by the coding sequence ATGTTGCGACGCCCACTCATCGCCCTTTCTCACAGCAACGGCGCCCGCCGTTTCGTCACCGGCTTCCCCATCGCCCGCAGCGTCGCCCGCCGTTTCGTGGCCGGCGAGACGCAGGCCGATGCCATCGCCGCCGTCCGCCAACTCAACCGCGACGGCCTGCTGGCCACGGCCGACTACCTGGGCGAGCATGTGACCGAACGCGAGGCCGCCCTCTCCAACCTGCACGAGTATCTCTCCGTCCTCGAGGCTATGGCCGACAACGGCCTCCAAAGCGGCGTCTCGCTCAAGCTCTCGGCCATGGGGCTGCACATCGACGAGGAGTTCTGTTACGACAACGTGCGCCAGATCGTCGCCGCGGCGGGCGCGGTGGGGCGATTCGTTCGCATCGATATGGAGGAATCGGCCCTGGTCGACACTACCCTGGGCCTGTATCGGCGGCTGCGGCGGGACTACGACAATGTCGGCACGGTCGTTCAAGCCTATCTCTTCCGCACCCAGGCCGATGTGGCGGCGCTGATCGACGAGGGCATTGCCGACCTGCGGCTGGTCAAGGGCGCCTACGACGAGCCGGGCAGCATCGCCTGGCGCGACCGCACCTCGATCCAGAAGCAAATGGTCGAGTTGGGCAAGATGATGTTGGCGCCGGAGGCGGTTGCCCGCGGGGCGAGGATGGCGATGGGGTCGCACGATGACATCGTCTACAACCCGCTGGCCGGGTGGGCGGCCGAGCGCGGCATCGACCCCCAAAGCTGGGAAATCCAGTTCCTCTATGGCATCCGCCGCGACGAACAGAAACGCCTGAGCGAAGCCGGCCAGCGGATGCGCATCTATGTGCCCTACGGCCAGTCATGGTACCCCTATTTCATGCGGCGGCTGGCCGAGCGTCCCGCCAACCTGGTCTTTTTCCTGCGGGCGTTGGCCGGCGATTGA